From the genome of Streptomyces sp. NBC_01116, one region includes:
- a CDS encoding SAV_2336 N-terminal domain-related protein, whose amino-acid sequence MDGPGHQPRHTWRGEGGVPVRKRGPVRRRVGPGWPVGRHRWDSGSRRHASAGAVPPSCVGRCVRRADGERRRAFQLRARRTSAPAFHRDPRSVVPGNGPIASGDPGAMVRAPREPALGDSLAIARALRPLKRRVETSGTRILDEAATATATGEASLLVPAWLPRTERWLSVDLVVDTGPSMVIWHQLAAELRTLLEGQGAFRTVRAWSLESGGTEPRFSTFRRATGARPKRGMPWEQLADPTGRRLLLLLTDGVGPLWRRDGMRSALRQWSRDRPVAVLQVLPRSLWHRTGLAPVPVLARPAPQGRNTPLFRGGSSVRGTPPAPRSGGWVPVLELDAEWIAPWAHVVSGRAAGWTPLLALPTDGPEADSGAVPEAYDTAPGGLSAQALVERFRGEASQSAFELAGYLAAAPLVMPVMRLIQRVMMPRSKPSHLAEVFLSGLMHRADGSTAVLGEDPDLTLYDFLPGVRDVLLSTLTRQESLRTLDVVGQVSGRVAQQLGGSLNFRSLIPSADAQDTWRLPAGSLPFARVAASVLAGMGGDYRTAAAALTERIEATSSPAASARSAPPHASARTALPWVGEIRRSARWTPSGMALRAPMLFVGLGGTGGLVGAELERKLRVDLCGPDGTALQHIGGLAPYQLPDCLQFVYADFSEPDLQRLPQFNVDSSLRAAYARTSRATHDLRPDSENSPEVTQMLRASLREEVSGWLPPHEGEPRVTPLHNGAGQLPTVGRAALFATLRHSLQPVLEPLLQAIDAIAHSAAELSALGGGRINGCDVFVAFSVAGGTGAGIFLDYLHLINQAFTMRRFNGVRLHPLVLMPSAFPDGAGGGREAELNAARSLVDLFRLVDGQNAPVAAVDIGDLDQETGLGIRYPGTRPIKLRTGILPTALLFSPTAGMRQDDLRRSIVSLVMSLIGTGLGGSRSQGRSMAGDDDFQTFAADFINRGVQRGSPSPTGIGRQGVSTSLVASMTAPMDQLADLVAGRLLRVAVTDLAGRPPLVSGDETAYRVRQLFADSQLEELWEPEQLPVGDPQPLPRGGKAIEEALNQRIGDMQRLLSGLHSIADRQAAAMAARFSPRPAIEKLLQSVDPFLAERLVRGVPDSENEITRLGFLGMLTARSRSPKRPAGVTDQPPKTPRIKGRIAGMSPARWGDDDVRAALQAQDTWYRWRCRAVWHEAWREQQQRWLPEAETAVGELSSLLDAFYHHAGEERRSSVEKSRELYADRVGIAYLLPPQLDLNHFYEDVAAQLVRGEAPRENGDEADLLLRTINGETWRSMYTRTRNDPAGAVAATQALLAARVMQVFSGEHLKTPPLLPPMGLLLAAAAGEPNAFDSVSRGTLDRFEHGLAGLLPVGFTPEGTGPLRVLVTHPQVQTAEEVVQEYLYRTLRLPSVPRASVEYREVGSDSITVVLFRSEMSLTQVPEARKVLRQWARAKDDEQAHDVLRWRQRLGFEDDWMVSSEEDRRTILHRLLCCLWNGQVDVLDGESASPSRVRLRLFPEKGANVPGVRLRLGDFPGGISSWSELLRSYERWTVLDDEHTVEDYGAKLMAARPLGLSRAGSGPDALFVELVERIAPRQLELLEERREQGGRRVDGWIRPLWEFWAETLPAALDREFGDQRAIQPTLRTLLEHARGGAPKPPASRPAPERRRIAEDDEDWGTSTPNTVERRV is encoded by the coding sequence GTGGATGGCCCGGGCCATCAGCCGCGCCACACCTGGCGAGGAGAGGGAGGAGTCCCGGTCAGGAAGCGCGGCCCGGTACGGCGTCGGGTCGGACCTGGGTGGCCCGTCGGGAGGCACCGGTGGGACTCGGGTTCCCGGCGGCACGCGTCCGCCGGAGCCGTCCCCCCGTCCTGCGTCGGCCGATGCGTTCGACGGGCGGACGGAGAGAGGCGGCGAGCCTTCCAGCTCCGCGCCCGACGTACCTCTGCACCCGCTTTCCACCGGGACCCCAGGTCCGTCGTCCCCGGCAACGGTCCCATCGCGTCCGGTGATCCCGGCGCCATGGTCCGGGCACCCCGCGAACCCGCGCTCGGCGACTCCCTCGCCATCGCCCGCGCGCTACGACCGTTGAAGAGACGGGTGGAGACGTCCGGGACCCGAATTCTCGACGAGGCGGCGACGGCCACCGCCACGGGTGAGGCTTCCCTGTTGGTGCCCGCCTGGCTCCCCCGCACCGAGCGATGGCTCTCTGTGGACCTGGTCGTGGACACCGGCCCGTCCATGGTGATCTGGCATCAGCTGGCAGCGGAGTTGCGCACCCTGCTGGAGGGCCAGGGAGCGTTCCGCACCGTACGCGCCTGGTCGTTGGAGAGCGGTGGGACCGAGCCGCGATTCTCCACCTTCCGTCGGGCGACTGGCGCGCGGCCCAAGCGCGGCATGCCGTGGGAGCAGCTGGCCGATCCGACCGGCCGGCGCCTCCTGCTGCTCCTGACCGACGGTGTGGGTCCTTTGTGGCGCCGTGACGGGATGAGATCGGCCCTACGGCAGTGGTCCCGCGACCGGCCGGTCGCGGTGCTCCAGGTACTGCCCCGATCCCTGTGGCACCGCACCGGTCTGGCTCCTGTGCCGGTGCTCGCCCGGCCAGCGCCCCAGGGGCGGAACACTCCACTGTTCCGGGGCGGGAGCAGCGTACGCGGTACACCACCGGCGCCCCGGAGCGGCGGCTGGGTGCCGGTGCTGGAACTGGACGCCGAGTGGATCGCGCCGTGGGCTCACGTGGTGTCGGGACGCGCGGCGGGCTGGACGCCCCTGTTGGCCCTGCCCACCGACGGTCCGGAGGCGGACAGCGGTGCCGTGCCCGAGGCGTACGACACCGCGCCCGGAGGGCTGTCCGCGCAGGCCCTCGTCGAGCGATTCCGCGGGGAAGCCTCGCAGAGCGCCTTCGAACTGGCCGGCTACCTCGCGGCCGCTCCGCTGGTCATGCCGGTCATGCGGTTGATCCAGCGGGTCATGATGCCCCGCTCGAAGCCGTCGCATCTCGCCGAAGTCTTCCTGTCCGGTCTGATGCATCGGGCCGACGGCAGCACTGCGGTCCTCGGCGAGGACCCGGATCTGACGCTGTACGACTTCCTGCCCGGCGTCCGTGATGTCCTGCTGAGCACGCTGACCCGACAGGAGTCCCTCCGCACGCTGGACGTGGTGGGCCAGGTGTCGGGGCGGGTGGCCCAGCAGCTGGGAGGCAGCCTCAACTTCCGTTCGCTGATCCCGTCGGCCGATGCGCAGGACACGTGGCGCCTCCCGGCCGGGAGCCTGCCGTTCGCCCGGGTCGCCGCCTCGGTCCTCGCAGGCATGGGCGGTGACTACCGGACAGCCGCCGCGGCACTCACCGAGCGCATCGAGGCCACGTCCTCCCCCGCCGCCTCTGCCCGCTCCGCTCCTCCCCACGCCTCCGCGCGCACCGCTCTTCCTTGGGTCGGCGAGATCCGGCGCAGCGCCCGCTGGACGCCCTCCGGTATGGCCCTGCGTGCCCCCATGCTCTTCGTCGGGCTGGGCGGGACCGGCGGCCTCGTCGGCGCCGAACTGGAACGCAAGCTGCGCGTGGACCTGTGCGGCCCCGACGGCACCGCCCTCCAGCACATCGGCGGCCTCGCCCCCTACCAACTGCCCGACTGCCTGCAGTTCGTGTACGCGGACTTCAGCGAGCCCGACCTCCAGCGGCTGCCCCAGTTCAACGTGGACTCCTCGCTGCGCGCGGCGTACGCCCGCACCTCGCGGGCCACCCACGACCTCCGCCCCGACTCCGAGAATTCGCCGGAGGTGACGCAGATGCTGCGGGCGAGCCTGCGCGAGGAGGTCTCGGGCTGGCTGCCCCCGCACGAGGGCGAACCGCGCGTCACCCCGCTGCACAACGGCGCGGGCCAGCTCCCCACGGTGGGCCGCGCCGCGCTCTTCGCCACGCTGCGGCACTCCCTCCAGCCGGTCCTGGAACCCCTCCTCCAGGCCATCGACGCCATCGCGCACTCCGCGGCAGAACTGAGCGCACTGGGCGGCGGCCGGATCAACGGCTGCGACGTCTTCGTCGCCTTCTCGGTGGCCGGCGGCACCGGGGCCGGGATCTTCCTGGACTATCTGCACCTGATCAACCAGGCGTTCACGATGCGCCGCTTCAACGGCGTGAGACTCCACCCACTCGTCCTGATGCCGTCCGCGTTCCCCGACGGGGCCGGTGGCGGGCGCGAGGCGGAGCTGAACGCGGCCCGCTCGCTCGTCGACCTGTTCCGGCTGGTCGACGGGCAGAACGCGCCGGTCGCAGCGGTCGACATCGGCGACCTCGATCAGGAGACCGGCCTCGGCATCCGCTACCCCGGCACCCGGCCGATCAAGCTACGCACCGGCATCCTGCCGACCGCGCTCCTGTTCAGCCCGACCGCGGGCATGCGCCAGGACGACCTGCGTCGCTCCATCGTCTCGCTGGTGATGTCGCTGATCGGCACCGGGCTGGGCGGCAGCCGCTCCCAGGGCCGGTCGATGGCCGGAGACGACGACTTCCAGACGTTCGCCGCCGACTTCATCAACCGGGGCGTGCAGCGCGGCAGCCCGTCCCCCACCGGCATCGGCCGGCAGGGGGTCTCCACCAGCCTGGTCGCCTCGATGACCGCGCCCATGGACCAGCTGGCCGACCTGGTCGCCGGACGGCTGCTGCGGGTCGCGGTCACCGATCTGGCGGGGCGTCCACCCCTTGTGTCCGGGGACGAGACCGCTTACCGGGTCCGGCAGCTGTTCGCCGACTCCCAGCTCGAAGAGCTCTGGGAACCCGAGCAGTTGCCCGTGGGGGACCCGCAGCCGCTGCCGCGCGGCGGCAAGGCGATCGAGGAGGCGCTCAACCAGCGGATCGGGGACATGCAGCGCCTGCTGTCCGGGCTCCACTCCATCGCCGACCGCCAGGCCGCCGCGATGGCGGCCCGGTTCAGCCCGCGCCCGGCGATCGAGAAGCTCCTCCAGAGCGTCGACCCGTTCCTCGCCGAACGCCTCGTCAGGGGCGTTCCGGACAGCGAGAACGAGATCACCCGGCTCGGGTTCCTCGGCATGCTCACCGCCCGCTCCCGCTCCCCGAAGCGGCCCGCGGGCGTCACCGACCAGCCGCCGAAGACCCCCCGGATCAAGGGCCGTATCGCCGGGATGTCCCCGGCCCGGTGGGGCGACGACGACGTACGGGCCGCCCTCCAGGCCCAGGACACCTGGTACCGCTGGCGCTGCCGGGCCGTCTGGCACGAGGCCTGGCGGGAGCAGCAGCAGCGCTGGCTACCGGAAGCGGAGACAGCGGTCGGCGAACTCAGCAGCCTGCTGGACGCCTTCTACCATCATGCCGGCGAGGAACGCCGGAGCTCGGTGGAGAAGAGCCGGGAGCTGTACGCGGACCGCGTCGGGATCGCGTACCTGCTGCCGCCGCAGCTCGACCTCAACCACTTCTACGAGGACGTCGCCGCCCAGCTCGTCCGCGGCGAGGCGCCTCGCGAGAACGGCGACGAAGCCGACCTGCTCCTCAGGACGATCAACGGGGAAACCTGGCGTTCGATGTACACGCGCACGCGCAATGACCCTGCGGGCGCGGTGGCCGCAACACAGGCGCTCCTCGCGGCACGCGTCATGCAGGTGTTCTCCGGCGAACACCTGAAGACTCCGCCGCTGCTCCCACCGATGGGCCTGCTGCTGGCTGCCGCCGCGGGCGAACCGAACGCTTTCGACTCCGTGAGCCGGGGGACGCTCGACCGGTTCGAACACGGGCTGGCAGGGCTCCTGCCGGTGGGTTTCACCCCGGAGGGCACCGGGCCGCTGCGGGTCCTGGTCACCCACCCGCAGGTCCAAACGGCCGAGGAGGTGGTACAGGAGTACCTCTACCGGACTCTGCGGCTGCCGTCCGTGCCCAGGGCGTCCGTGGAGTACCGGGAGGTGGGAAGCGACTCGATCACCGTGGTCCTCTTCCGCAGCGAGATGAGCCTCACCCAGGTGCCCGAGGCCCGCAAGGTGCTCCGCCAGTGGGCCAGGGCCAAGGACGACGAGCAGGCCCACGACGTACTGCGCTGGCGCCAGCGCCTCGGCTTCGAGGACGACTGGATGGTCAGCAGCGAGGAGGACCGGCGCACGATCCTGCACCGCCTGCTGTGCTGCCTGTGGAACGGCCAGGTCGACGTCCTGGACGGCGAGTCCGCCTCGCCCTCGCGGGTGCGGCTGCGGCTGTTCCCGGAGAAGGGGGCGAACGTCCCCGGCGTACGGCTGCGGCTCGGCGACTTCCCCGGCGGCATCTCCAGCTGGTCGGAGCTGCTGCGCTCCTACGAACGCTGGACGGTGCTGGACGACGAACACACCGTGGAGGACTACGGGGCCAAGCTCATGGCGGCCCGCCCCCTCGGCCTCTCCCGGGCAGGCTCCGGACCGGACGCCCTCTTCGTCGAGCTCGTCGAGCGCATCGCCCCGCGCCAGCTGGAACTCCTGGAGGAGCGCCGGGAGCAGGGCGGCCGACGCGTGGACGGCTGGATCCGGCCGCTGTGGGAATTCTGGGCGGAGACCCTGCCCGCGGCCCTGGACAGGGAGTTCGGCGACCAGCGCGCGATCCAGCCCACGCTGCGCACACTGCTGGAACACGCACGCGGAGGCGCCCCGAAGCCGCCCGCCTCCCGGCCCGCGCCGGAGCGCCGGCGTATCGCGGAGGACGACGAGGACTGGGGCACCTCGACCCCGAACACCGTCGAACGGCGCGTCTGA
- a CDS encoding metal-dependent hydrolase has protein sequence MSNTQPAAVASERTPLKARKVSFAWEQTPLHWVPGDPFTTHTINVLHLLLPAGERWFIHVYRQILPYIHDDRLREDVIGFIGQEAVHSQAHDDVLPHLRESGLDPTPYTAQVDWFFEKLLGDRTLPPGRASKWWLMERVATIAAIEHYTAFLGDWILNADALDRRGADPTMLDLLRWHGAEEVEHRSVAFDVFMHVDGGYRRRVRTWAAAFSALLFLWQRGTRFFMENDPTLLGGKASFKAFHASGKQGTLPSTGSILRSVPSYLSRSYHPSQEGSTAQAVAYLTRSPAALAAEAATTEGA, from the coding sequence ATGTCTAATACGCAGCCAGCGGCGGTCGCGTCGGAGCGGACGCCCCTCAAGGCCCGCAAGGTGTCCTTCGCCTGGGAGCAGACCCCTCTGCACTGGGTGCCGGGCGACCCGTTCACCACGCACACCATCAACGTGCTCCATCTGCTGCTCCCGGCCGGGGAACGCTGGTTCATCCACGTCTACCGGCAGATACTCCCGTACATCCACGACGACCGGCTGCGCGAGGACGTCATCGGGTTCATCGGGCAGGAGGCCGTGCACTCGCAGGCGCACGACGATGTGCTGCCGCATCTGCGGGAGTCGGGCCTCGACCCGACCCCGTACACCGCGCAGGTCGACTGGTTCTTCGAGAAGCTGCTCGGGGACCGGACCCTGCCGCCGGGGCGGGCCTCGAAGTGGTGGCTGATGGAGCGGGTGGCGACGATCGCGGCGATCGAGCACTACACCGCGTTCCTCGGCGACTGGATCCTCAACGCCGACGCCCTGGACCGCCGGGGCGCGGATCCGACGATGCTCGATCTGCTGCGCTGGCACGGGGCGGAGGAGGTCGAGCACCGGTCGGTGGCCTTCGACGTCTTCATGCACGTGGACGGCGGCTACCGGCGGCGGGTGCGCACCTGGGCGGCGGCGTTCTCCGCGCTGCTGTTCCTCTGGCAGCGCGGCACCCGCTTCTTCATGGAGAACGACCCCACGCTGCTGGGCGGCAAGGCCTCCTTCAAGGCGTTCCACGCGAGCGGCAAGCAGGGCACGCTGCCCAGCACGGGCTCGATCCTGCGGTCCGTGCCGAGCTATCTCAGCCGGTCGTACCACCCCTCCCAGGAGGGCAGTACGGCCCAGGCCGTCGCCTACCTGACCCGCTCCCCCGCCGCGCTCGCCGCCGAGGCCGCCACGACGGAAGGGGCCTGA
- a CDS encoding 2Fe-2S iron-sulfur cluster-binding protein, translating into MALPRLRTVVLVSGAALLTRRALRRRIARSPLWPLPALPEPVSGHSKRRATSVRRLLITGRTVVADGVVQLRLEGAGLPRWEPGAHLDLVLPSGLVRQYSLCGDPDDTGAYTVATRLVEGGRGGSREVHEQLREGLEIEVRGPRNRFPLAEAGAYVFVVGGIGITPVWPMLRSLAASGADWRLLYGGRSRGSMPFLAEIEGLDADGGRVTVVAQDEAGHPDVAAALGALAPGTAVYCCGPEPLMDAVAAALPEGHPLHLERFSAATGDASGPGSGAFEVELRRSGRTVPVAAGQSVLDAVRTAAPHVAYSCEQGFCGTCQQRVLEGEIDHRDDLLTDDERGDSMLICVSRCRGGRLVLDL; encoded by the coding sequence ATGGCTCTGCCCCGTCTGCGTACCGTCGTGCTCGTCTCCGGCGCCGCCCTGCTCACCCGGCGCGCCCTGAGGCGCCGGATCGCCCGGTCCCCGCTGTGGCCGCTGCCCGCTCTGCCCGAGCCGGTGTCGGGCCACTCGAAGCGGCGCGCGACCTCGGTCCGCCGGCTGCTGATCACCGGGCGGACCGTGGTCGCCGACGGTGTCGTCCAGCTCCGGCTGGAGGGGGCCGGTCTGCCGCGCTGGGAGCCGGGGGCCCATCTGGACCTGGTGCTGCCGTCCGGTCTGGTGCGGCAGTACTCCCTGTGCGGCGACCCGGACGACACCGGTGCGTACACCGTGGCGACCCGGCTGGTGGAGGGCGGCCGCGGCGGTTCGCGGGAGGTGCACGAACAGCTCCGGGAGGGCCTGGAGATCGAGGTGCGCGGGCCGCGCAACCGCTTCCCGCTGGCCGAGGCCGGGGCCTACGTCTTCGTCGTCGGCGGCATCGGGATCACCCCGGTGTGGCCGATGCTGCGGTCGCTGGCCGCTTCGGGGGCGGACTGGCGGCTGCTGTACGGGGGCAGGTCGCGGGGGTCGATGCCGTTCCTGGCGGAGATCGAGGGGCTCGACGCGGACGGGGGCCGGGTCACGGTCGTCGCCCAGGACGAGGCGGGTCACCCGGACGTCGCGGCGGCGCTGGGCGCGCTCGCCCCGGGCACGGCGGTCTACTGCTGCGGGCCCGAGCCGCTGATGGACGCCGTCGCCGCCGCGCTCCCGGAGGGGCACCCGCTGCACCTGGAGCGGTTCTCGGCCGCGACGGGTGACGCGTCGGGCCCCGGCTCCGGGGCGTTCGAGGTGGAGTTGCGGCGCAGCGGGCGCACGGTGCCGGTCGCGGCCGGGCAGTCGGTGCTGGACGCGGTCCGCACGGCGGCGCCGCACGTCGCGTACTCCTGCGAGCAGGGGTTCTGCGGGACCTGCCAGCAGCGGGTCCTGGAGGGCGAGATCGATCACCGGGACGATCTGCTGACCGACGACGAGCGGGGCGACTCGATGCTGATCTGCGTCTCGCGGTGCCGGGGCGGGCGTCTCGTCCTGGACCTGTAG
- a CDS encoding TetR/AcrR family transcriptional regulator → MTTGMRRRMGVEERRQQLIGVALDLFSRRSPEDVSIDEIAAAAGISRPLVYHYFPGKQSLYEAALRRAADELAARFLEPLEGPLGARLLRVMGRFFDFVDEHGPGFSALMRGGPAVGSSTANAMIDGVRQAAYEQIITHLGVTEPPARLELVVRSWVSLAESTALIWLDGRRIPRAELETQLVHDFAALAAVSAAYDQEMAGIVLRVLSQEPADGPFGELLARLSAFAPDVPGVPAQRLPPR, encoded by the coding sequence ATGACGACCGGGATGCGGCGCAGGATGGGCGTCGAGGAGCGCAGACAGCAACTGATCGGCGTCGCGCTGGACTTGTTCAGCCGCCGCTCGCCCGAGGACGTGTCGATCGACGAGATCGCCGCGGCCGCCGGCATCTCCCGTCCGCTCGTGTACCACTACTTCCCCGGGAAGCAGAGCCTGTACGAGGCGGCGCTGCGGCGGGCCGCGGACGAGCTGGCGGCCCGCTTCCTGGAGCCCCTGGAAGGGCCCCTGGGCGCGCGGCTGCTCCGGGTGATGGGGCGGTTCTTCGACTTCGTCGACGAGCACGGCCCCGGCTTCTCGGCGCTGATGCGGGGCGGGCCCGCGGTCGGTTCCTCCACGGCGAACGCCATGATCGACGGGGTGCGGCAGGCCGCGTACGAGCAGATCATCACGCATCTCGGGGTGACCGAACCACCGGCCCGGCTGGAGCTGGTGGTCCGCTCCTGGGTCTCGCTCGCCGAGTCGACGGCGCTGATCTGGCTGGACGGACGGCGCATCCCGCGCGCCGAGCTGGAGACGCAGCTGGTGCACGACTTCGCGGCGCTCGCCGCCGTCAGTGCCGCGTACGACCAGGAGATGGCGGGCATCGTGCTGCGGGTGCTGTCCCAGGAGCCGGCGGACGGCCCGTTCGGTGAACTGCTCGCCCGGCTCTCCGCGTTCGCCCCGGACGTGCCCGGCGTGCCCGCGCAGCGCCTGCCGCCGCGCTGA
- a CDS encoding DUF2470 domain-containing protein: MRLSRPRATQPTRAERVRSILTVAHSMTVVSDGLHTEVRRLDGTGAMGHIHLHAPNDGGHAPSAERVPARLEFTDIAPTPVRDRLRARVTVTGLLAAPYGTGTEQSTCMEFGQAVLEDAQGRTFVTLEELEEAETDPIAACEAGMLTHLVDDHAELVPLLLRLVHPRPERGMTRAVPLAMDRFGVTLRLEYPSTHEDVTLPFPRPVTEIDQAGPQIHALLAAARRVSHRNGLPA; encoded by the coding sequence ATGCGTCTTTCCCGCCCCCGCGCCACGCAGCCGACCCGCGCCGAGCGCGTCCGGTCGATCCTGACCGTCGCCCACTCCATGACCGTGGTCAGCGATGGACTGCACACCGAAGTCCGCCGCCTCGACGGCACGGGCGCGATGGGCCACATCCACCTGCACGCCCCGAACGACGGCGGCCACGCACCGAGCGCCGAACGCGTCCCGGCCCGCCTGGAGTTCACGGACATCGCCCCCACCCCCGTACGCGACCGGCTGCGCGCCCGCGTCACGGTCACCGGGCTGCTCGCCGCCCCGTACGGCACCGGCACCGAGCAGAGCACCTGCATGGAGTTCGGGCAGGCCGTCCTGGAAGACGCCCAGGGGCGCACCTTCGTCACCCTGGAGGAGCTGGAGGAGGCGGAGACCGACCCGATCGCCGCCTGCGAGGCGGGCATGCTCACCCACCTGGTGGACGACCACGCCGAACTCGTCCCGCTGCTCCTGCGCCTCGTCCACCCCCGCCCGGAGCGCGGCATGACCCGGGCCGTGCCACTGGCGATGGACCGCTTCGGGGTGACCCTGCGGCTCGAATACCCCAGCACCCACGAGGACGTCACCCTGCCGTTCCCCCGCCCGGTCACCGAGATCGACCAGGCGGGCCCGCAGATCCACGCCCTGCTGGCCGCCGCCCGCCGCGTCTCCCACCGCAACGGCCTGCCGGCCTGA
- a CDS encoding regulator translates to MMTKVGYLPDETSSFVGRRAELARLGTALTTRRMTTLIGPGGVGKSRLALRAASAAADRYADGAWWADLSPLYDDGLLLPTVSDAVGLADHTLRVPVEALCEWLGDKHLLLVLDSAEHLRAACSHLLAEILTTSPGLTVLVTSRQPLGTRGEHVVEVPPLPVDGAPDALQLFADRLRAADPRAGLDAPGDEAAAAEICRRLEGIPLAIELAAAGIGRHSVAQLATRIGSRFDARSAGHGGPGRSGVLALAPGFGAPGSGAPGPTGADGADGVDESPDTARLDLLADATVWPRRHRTLRTAIGWSHELCTPLERLLWARLTPLRTDFDEEVAREVCTGGPLTADEVDRALQGLVAQSVVQRDGDRYRMLDTLREYGRMWLTELGEARAAADRHASSFLGLARRAHDGWTGADQVSWYHKVSDTHLDLCAALEHLLVHDVGGAQEMAGRVGFFWACCGHLSEARSYAQRALEAGPVEGPHLTRLQWVLGVAALLQGDFATAEKYGALCTAVALFDRDDEGMLGAAYLSGLTQLMTGEPAAALEAAGRVLRMTEGVPVGAAHRLRCHLVTVFALTALGRLDESEAAATTLRRACERGGEYWTRSYADYQLALIALFQDRPAASAAHARSMLAGKHRLRDSFGIALGLDILAAAVAAQGAGAQAARIYGTGHAYWRMVGHPQRGTPELGPVRERCELQARAAVGDEAYQRAFERGQSDNAEVGLAAALRTELQL, encoded by the coding sequence ATGATGACCAAGGTGGGATACCTTCCCGACGAGACGAGCAGCTTCGTCGGGAGGCGGGCCGAACTGGCCCGGCTGGGAACCGCGTTGACCACCCGGCGGATGACCACCCTGATCGGCCCCGGCGGCGTCGGCAAGAGCCGGCTCGCGCTCCGGGCCGCCAGCGCCGCCGCCGACCGTTACGCGGACGGCGCCTGGTGGGCCGACCTCTCCCCGCTCTACGACGACGGGCTGCTGCTCCCCACCGTCTCGGACGCGGTCGGACTCGCCGACCACACCCTGCGGGTGCCCGTCGAGGCGCTCTGCGAATGGCTCGGCGACAAGCACCTCCTGCTGGTCCTCGACTCCGCCGAACACCTCCGCGCCGCCTGCTCCCATCTGCTGGCCGAGATCCTGACCACCTCACCGGGCCTGACCGTCCTGGTCACCAGCAGGCAGCCGCTCGGCACCCGGGGCGAGCACGTCGTCGAGGTGCCGCCGCTCCCGGTCGACGGCGCGCCCGACGCCCTCCAGCTCTTCGCGGACCGGCTGCGCGCCGCCGATCCCCGGGCCGGCCTCGACGCCCCGGGCGACGAGGCGGCGGCCGCCGAGATCTGCCGCCGCCTCGAAGGCATCCCGCTCGCCATCGAGCTGGCCGCCGCGGGCATCGGCCGGCACAGCGTGGCCCAGCTCGCCACCCGCATCGGCAGCCGCTTCGACGCCCGGAGCGCCGGCCACGGCGGGCCCGGCCGCAGCGGCGTCCTCGCCCTCGCACCCGGCTTCGGCGCGCCCGGTTCCGGGGCGCCGGGCCCGACCGGGGCGGACGGGGCGGACGGGGTCGACGAGAGCCCGGACACGGCCCGCCTCGACCTCCTCGCCGACGCGACGGTGTGGCCCCGCCGCCACCGCACCCTGCGTACCGCCATCGGCTGGTCCCACGAGCTGTGCACGCCGCTGGAGCGCCTCCTGTGGGCCCGACTCACCCCGCTGCGGACCGACTTCGACGAGGAGGTCGCCCGCGAGGTCTGCACGGGCGGCCCGCTCACCGCGGACGAGGTGGACCGGGCGCTCCAGGGGCTCGTCGCCCAGAGCGTCGTCCAGCGCGACGGCGACCGCTACCGGATGCTCGACACCCTCCGGGAGTACGGCCGGATGTGGCTCACCGAGCTGGGCGAGGCCCGCGCCGCCGCCGACCGGCACGCGAGCAGCTTCCTCGGCCTCGCCCGCCGCGCCCACGACGGCTGGACCGGTGCGGACCAGGTGTCCTGGTACCACAAGGTGTCCGACACCCACCTCGACCTGTGCGCCGCCCTGGAGCACCTGCTCGTCCACGACGTCGGCGGGGCCCAGGAGATGGCGGGCCGCGTCGGCTTCTTCTGGGCCTGCTGCGGCCACCTCTCCGAGGCCCGGAGCTACGCCCAGCGCGCCCTGGAAGCGGGCCCCGTGGAGGGGCCCCACCTGACCAGGCTGCAGTGGGTCCTCGGCGTCGCGGCCCTGCTCCAGGGCGACTTCGCGACCGCGGAGAAGTACGGGGCGCTGTGCACGGCCGTCGCGCTGTTCGACCGGGACGACGAGGGGATGCTCGGCGCGGCCTATCTCTCCGGCCTCACCCAGCTGATGACCGGGGAGCCCGCCGCGGCCCTGGAGGCGGCCGGGCGGGTCCTGCGGATGACCGAGGGCGTCCCGGTGGGCGCGGCCCACCGGCTGCGCTGCCACCTCGTCACCGTCTTCGCGCTCACCGCGCTCGGCCGGCTCGACGAGTCCGAGGCGGCGGCCACCACGCTGCGCCGGGCCTGCGAACGCGGCGGCGAGTACTGGACCCGTTCCTACGCGGACTACCAGCTCGCCCTGATCGCCCTGTTCCAGGACCGCCCGGCGGCCTCCGCCGCGCACGCCCGGTCGATGCTCGCGGGCAAGCACCGGCTCCGCGACAGCTTCGGCATCGCGCTCGGCCTGGACATCCTGGCCGCCGCCGTCGCCGCCCAGGGCGCCGGCGCTCAGGCCGCCCGGATCTACGGCACCGGGCACGCCTACTGGCGCATGGTCGGCCATCCCCAGCGCGGCACGCCCGAGCTGGGTCCGGTCCGGGAGAGGTGCGAGCTCCAGGCGCGGGCGGCCGTCGGCGACGAGGCGTACCAGCGCGCCTTCGAGCGCGGCCAGTCGGACAACGCGGAGGTCGGCCTCGCCGCCGCGCTGCGTACCGAGCTACAGCTCTGA